TACATACTGTACGTGTACCTAAAATTAAAGACATTCTTAGTGGTAACAATGAAGAACTGTAGAAAAGTAATACAAGTGTATGTGTATGTCTCAACCAAAAAAGTTAAACAAGTTTGTACTTTTCATTGTCTGTGATTTTGGTCTAACCTGAAGATGGTGAAGATGGATGTGGGCTGTCATCCTGGACGCTTCCTGTCTGGGagtgtcctcctccagctccgcTCTCTTCTGTCACATTGGATGAACCAGGAGTGGTGGAGCGGCTGATGGACTGGGACTCTGGGTCACTGGCTGAACCCCGGCGTTCGTCCAGACCTTGTTGCTGAGCACTTCTTCAATGCCTCTCCTGTCTTTGCCATGGATACGGGAGTGAACAACCATCTGATGGTAGGTTCTGAAGATCCGGCCACAGTCAGGGCACTCTGAGGGCTTCTCCTTTAGGCCTGAGAGGCTGTAGTCAATGTTTGGGCTTCCCAAGCCAGCCAGGGCTCCAGGAGCCTCAGCACTATGGTGTGACATTAAGTCACGGTGACTGTCAAAGCCTCTTCCATCTTCCTTCATGGACATCAGGGCTCCGCTAGAGGCCTTGGATCCCTGCAAGGCTTCTGAGAGCTGCTTCTGCTTGGAGCTATCATTGGAAGGAATCAAGGAGTAGTCTTGTTTATCTTTTGAGAAAGAAGCCAATGCCCCAGCACCTCCCATCTCATCGTCGTGCCCTGGGGGTAtatggtgctgctgctgctccttaGGCATGAATGCCCTGTCCATAGCCATGCCACGAGCCATAATCTGCCAAGCTTGATAGCTACTGAGGGAATCCATCTCTGCCACCTTTGCAGCGGCCTGGAGGCGCTCCATGCAGCTCGACTTGAGTGGTGGAACAAGGTTTAAACACCAAGGAGTGATCGTTCTCATTTTCGCCCAGTACATGGCCCATACCCCCTGCCATCGGCCCCAACAGCTTCCCTAacatctctttctccttcatgGCAATACCAGCTTTAGCCAACATCTGGTGCTGCTCACTCAGTCCCTGTTTGTCTGGTGAAAGGAAGCCCCCCTGAAGACAGGAGATGTAGCGGGAATAAAGGTTGGCATGAGCTTCCTGAGCCAGATTGCTCATGCTATTGACGACACTCATGTCCTGCTCAGTGGGCTGGGGCGGTTTGTTCTTGATGGCCAACTTGTTGAGATGAACCTTCATATGGTTCTTGAGGAACCAGGGTTCCTTGAAGCGACGGCCACAGATTTGGCAGCAGTGTTCAAAGGAGTCCTTGTGCTTGCGCATGTGACCCTTTAGGAAACCAAGCCTGGCTGAACACTTGCCCCACACACCTCACAACGGAATTCGTTGGCCACCTGTGTGCCACCGGCGCCACCAGCACCCTGGCCCCCAGTGGTCTCGGCTGTGATATGGGCCTTCTCCACATGACTTATCAGATCCTCTTCATGGGAGGCGGCAAATTCACACAGAGTACATTTGTAGGGCTTGTGAAGTATGCGAATATGACGGTCCAGTTCCTCACGCTTCTTAAACTTCCCTTTGCAGAAGGTACAACGGAAGCCTGTGGTTGGGTTCAGGGACTGTTCATCCTGGGTGCCGGCTGGCTTGGGTGAAGAGGAAGGCTGAGAAATTGTTTCTGGAGTGGCAAGGCCAGAAGGGGGAAGGAGACCACAGGCTGAGCCTAATTGCTGCTGATGGGAGTTTGAGCTGCTATTGAGGCCGAGCTGGGGTGTTTGAGCCGTCTGGATGATACTGACACTACCTCTCATCTGCTTATCCCTCAAAATGgccctctcctccagctcatgAAGCAGCCTATTTTCCTCTCTGACACGGCCGCGGCCCTTACCAAGATTCCCCAGCTTATGGGTGCGGAGGTGGATCTTCAAGTTGCCCTTTTGAGCTGCTCGGTGGTCACAGTAGGGGCACTTGAAgggtttctctcctgtgtgtgtgcgcatgtgcaaAGACAAGATGCTGTTAAAACGGAAGCGCTTGCCACACAATGGACAGGGATACTTCCTATTCTTGCGGGCATCATCTTCAATATCATTCATCTGGGACATGATGCCCAAGTTCTGGCCATTGAGAAACTGCTGCAGGTCAACACGCCCATTCAGCCCACTCAGTGCCCCCGCGTCAATGTCTCGGTTGAGCTGATTGGCGAGGAGGGCCATCTGGCTGCTGATGGGTTGACTAGCCAGGGCTGCGTGGTGGGTCTTCTCGTCCAAAGGTGTTGCTGCTTTCTCTTCAGGTATCTGTTGTGGGCGGTGCAGGTCAGGAAAGGCGTGTCCTAGCTGGGCAGTAAGCTGGTGAAGCTTTTGACTTATGGGGTAGCGGCCATTCAAGACTGCACTACTCAGATGGGCATCAGCATCGGCCACTGCTGACGACACACCAAGACACAAACTCGAATCCTCCATCCTGCAAaccaggagagaaagaacaaatcatattagaaatgaaacaaaattacaactatttaaaaattcaaaacacagtaggttttagaaaacaaaacaaaaaattctATTCAGTGGTAATGGGCTCATGTTTACTATCTAGATTACAAAGGGACTGTTCAATCACACGGTCGGACTGAAggttttactttactttagGCAAACAACACCTGTGCCGCATCTCCCAGTACTGGAGAAAACATTATATTGTCTTTCATGCACAGATCACGTCATGGATTATCAGTACCAAGGGCTTGGGAAAAGCTGTGACTCCTTAGaactttttcaaaatgtaacaCCATTTTGGAAGGAATAATTACTCTGTAAACACAGTGAGCAGTATATAATTAAGCTACTTGTGCCCATCCTATCAGAATTCTTCCAATTACATGCCTTAATGAAATGGAGCGACGACAATGTCAGGAAGCCACCGCAATACTACAATTATGATATTAACAATAGCACTTAAAACCAAGGGGTTACTCCAGTAAACACAACGCTCTTATCTTGGTGCAATGACACTTGTCTTGGCGCAATATTCCATCAAACAACGACACTATATCTGAATCCCTGCTTTTTTTCTATCCCTGAATTCTCTTTCCGtatgtcctcctctctctatctAACTCTTTCACAGTTTTCATGGTGGAAGAAAAACAGCGGTTActatataaaaacaagaaaaaacttGAATATATAAGCACACCCTCCCGTCTGAGAGGAATAACTATACATtactttgttgtatttgttcTACCTACTGCATGGcacataacaaaaatatatcatGAGTTTCTGACCATGCTGTATTATCAATTATCACtttaagtgttttcatttcatatgtTGAACATCAgtgaataaacaataaaaaaaaaacaataacattaattTTAATGCAGATCCATCTGCTTCCCAGATGGTGAGGTATAAACATCTATCTGCACACTTCCTCTGGCTGCTGGCAGGGGTCAAAACCTCAGAAACAATAACCATGGTTCTGCTTTGGTCAACAAAATATTGTATAATGTCTCATTACACTGATTAGTATGCTGCCTGGTAACAGTGGAAGCCATTGTGGTGTTACACATTATTATaatcatcaaaaaaaaaatcctttcatCGAAAGGCCATGTAAAGCAGTGGCATTAGGTAAGTTCGCTTTTAAGAGAAAGTGGCATCATTTTAGACGGCTTATGGACCCAATCTGGCAGCAATGAGGCTCACCCACATAAAACACGGTCACACATGTTCAGTATACACTTTACAGTCATGGAGGGCAACTAAGGTCCTGCTAgactctgtctttctttttcttgttctcCACCTACAGTATGTTTCTAAAGCACAGAGAGCTCTGCCTggctcatttgttttctcaatcGTTTgaattttttctctcttttgtccactctctctcctgtcagtaGGACGTTAGTAGACATAGGGGGTGCCTGTTCTTTTTGCCACTGGGCCCTCCAACACACTGTTGATGGTGGATTCTTATCTTGAGGACATGAATTAAGAGACTGTGACCAGCTTCCACTTGGTGTTTAAAGGAATGTGACACTCGTGGGCTGCCTTTTCAATTCTCCCCACAAGTATCATAAAGCGATTCTACTGAATTCATCAAGAATATAATGGCCATGCTATGTTCTGCAGGCTTTCGTCTAACAGCTTGATATGCTCCTGTCGACGCCTACTCAGATATATGACCGATCATATGACTGTGTTTTCTACtaagaaataaaaccaataacaaataaatcattaatatgTTATACTGTAAGGtatatgtgtacatttattATGAGAATAATATTAGGCGAGAACTGCTAGTAAGGATAAAACTTTGTTAGACGGCTTTGAATGACTTAggttttaaattgtatttatgtgACACCCCAGCTTCCATCACACACAGGCGTGCTTATATCAGAAAAGACCTTATTTGAATGGGCCTTTTTTACAGAGGCGGCTGCCTTTTGGAATAGAAATCTGTGATTTAAACTAGGCTGATGAGCTGTTGCTCATTTGGGGAGATAGCAGCTTGCCCTTTTCTTCAATTTGATTTCTGCCTTTATCTTTAACATATAACAAAGGCAGATAGACAATGGAATAATGTGAAATGAACTGACGaatccagtttgtgttttttataaacgTATCCTGGCTGACGAGCGTATGCAAATGAGGCACATTAATATGCTTGCTTTGCTCCCgagtcattttatattttttcccctGATTAAAAAGGACATTTCTTATGTGACATCCCCCCTCTGCTCATATCAGCACACACATGCGAGGGAATTTGAGGGTGGTGTAAAagtagcaacacacacagacacacgcacaggcaaaaacacacactcagacacagcCTTTTGACAACAACAATTCAATATGCGAATGCCCTCTAACAGACACAGCGAGTAGGTTGCAAACCAACCTATCAAATGACGGCTAACAGACATGGCATCACCAACTTTTCTATTTTGACATCATCCTGACTGTTACTGTTACAAGTCTGGtgcaaaatatattcaaatgtacagaagaaaacaacGCTGTTAAGGTTTAGAAGATCAAGGCTCCGAGTTGTCATTCTTACCGGTTGTATTAAGCAAAGACCATGGGCCACTTTGCCAAGACTCCTTTAAGAACATTACATCCACTCTGCTTCATACTCCTACTGTATCTCAGGGTTTTGCCGTTACTCTAACCTGTGAAACCTTATTATTTCCTGGCGTGTACAGCAGTGCTATCTCATTAAACCTATTGgctcctctggttcctctgaaACCACAAAGACTTCCTTTAGCATTTTCACACGATGGctcagttgttttctttatagtATGTGGTTTAATATTCAGCGAAGCACCACGAGCACccataaacacgcacacacacagagaacgagagagagtGAAACTGATGTCACTATGCTTCTCTTAATGcatttttcttctctgctctttttctcttcaaGCCTCAGCTTAATTATAAGTGGTATCTGTAATACAATGGAAGTGTATTTCAGCATTTGAATGTGCTCAgttcatttctgtctttatcaATAGTAGCAAGCATCATAAATGCATATGGGATTTTTGTGTGATCCTCTCTAATTGTAACCACATAAATGACTGAAGTATAAGAAAGGCAATTTCAATATTAGAAATAGACACCTATTATGAATTCATATTGAAATGATTCTGAATGTGCGTTTTGAATTTTACTTAACTTGAATTTTACAGGTCTGAGTTTTGTCATAAAACTTTCCTCTGGCATTTAAGACAAGATGTGGGGAAGCTGAAGGATCGAAACGCCATTAGTTGGACTTTACTTTGTTATTTTGGCATGTATCGACACAAAGCCATCGATTAATCACAATGCAATACCTCATTAAGTCCTAATGAACAAACTCATTGCGTTAAACAAATCAATCATTATTAACAATGTGTTGAATTCCATCATATTTGCACCAAATCATTAATGAGACGACTGTGATGCAGCCACAGCAAACTGATGTTGAGGGGACAATGGGGATATTTACCATATGTTACATTTACTCAGAGTTGCGGGGATCCATTCAAGAGCTGTAAATATGCTTTCAAAGTACAAACAGAGCTTCCTCGGCATTTCAAAGATCAATTATCTTTTTGGGGAAAGTTGGTTTAGTTAGAATTAGAGATTAGCAGGTAAAACAGACCAGACACGCATTTCCTCCtggcttgtgtttttgttctgttgcaGGTGGTCTTTGCAAGGCATTTAATTaatccaataaaaaaacctgcaatgttttccttcctctcgctctgtctctctttgaCTTCGCTGCATTATTACTTTCTGTAATGAGGCGAAAACACTCTGAACTGTGCATGGAAGGCAGTCACACAACCCAGACCAGATTCAATCCTGACTCCATCCCATGCCTCGAGCTTCTTGATCAAAACTCATAACTCTGCGCTCTCAAACTGatgtgaagtttaaaaaatTGATTGTTCTATTTTGAAGGTGAGGAAAGAAAGTTTCAGACATGACCAAGATAAGAAATCCTCtcgatttgatttgaaatatggggatattgtttttttagtcttccaaataaatgcaaacactTTCAGATTTACTTGAAATGAAAATTGATGCATTACATGCATGTACAATAAGAATAAAGTAATTATGTGTGCCTAGTCCCCAGTTTCTCAAAGGAGTACTGGATCCTTAGGGATGTGTTTCCTAACGTAAAACATTCCAATAAACCGATTTTTAAACCATCAAATACACAACACTGAAAATTCCAAAAAATAgagataacattttaaatgaagacagGACATCCAACAAGTTAAAACTTGTGAATGACACTAAATTaacataccccccccccccccccactcggtttttacacacagaaaataacagCAAGGGAGCCGGGATTTGATGAGAGCACGGACTCAATAGATCTGTGACAAATGAGTGGATGAACAGGagcctctgcctctccctctgtctcttgaACAATATGTCATTGAGGGCTGTTTAAGAGGTCCTGTCAACAGGTAGTTCAACTTTCAGCTCATCCCTGCTGATCAGTGGGAGCCTTCCTGACAGCGAGAAAAGAAAGACACcgggagagagcaggagagagagaaagaaaaatgttttcgGTCTTTTTATCCGTCCGTCGGCTCTGACAGCCTTGCAGGGGATGCCATGGGAGGAAGATCAATGCAGGACAAGCGGATTCCCACAGTTCATTGTTCTGGGCCAGCCAAATCATCTTCCCAAGACGGCCGGGAGCTCAAAGCTTCCCTTTATGATAACCATCCCTGGTATTATTCCcactatgatgatgatgatgacctgcagatgtctctgtctccatgtgtgtgtgtgtgtgtgtgtgtgtgcatgtgtgtgcgcgcgtgcttgtgtgtgtgtgcatgtacatctGTGAACACCTCTCCCCTCCTGTGTGTGCTACAATAGTGGTCACAGTGGTGAGGACAGACCCCTGCAGCAGCGAATAAAGCGCAGCGAAGAGCACAGGATTAATAGTGCCAAACATTTGTAAAGCAGTGTCTCTTTAGTGGGTTGCAGTGACAGGAGTGAAAgccaaaaactaaatcaaaatcaTAGGAGCTTGTCCTTTAGGGAAACATTTGATTATCAGTCTTTAAAAGCAGATATGAAATAAGTGTTTTCCTCACTCGGCAGATCCAAGAGTGTCGCAGTGTAAACCCACAAACCTACAATAAAAGATGTTTAGCTGGTTTATACGCTCTACGAAAAACAGTGAATgacttgtaaaataaaatatttgctttaaaaataagGGTAAAATTGACAAGCAAATCAGCTTCAAATATCTGCACACTGATTTCCACTGTAGTAAGATTAATGgacattatataaaaaaagtgACTTTTGACATATCTGTAAATATCTGAATCActaaaacattataaattaaaagtaaagtttattgAATATGAAccatacaaaaacacatgttgggCCCTTTTACATGGGcaataaacagaaaattaatTAGCTGGCATAGGATGAATGAGATTATTTTCTCCTGACGgctaaaaatgtaatattacgGCCCCAAATCGAAACAGTTTAAAGAAAATCTGTATTactgttatttgttattttttaatccTTAAATACAGTCTCTGAACGGGTCAATTTGTGGTGTTATTTCCACTGGGCATTACTCTTAATTGGCAAAAACCCAATTCAAGTTAAGTCAACTTTCTCCTCAGCTCGTGTTCAAAATGTGATGCTGATGTTTTGTAATGGGCCGAAGTCGTTTGGTCTGCTCTGTCAGGTGCTGATATGATTTCTCTGATCATTTTAGACAGAAAGCCAGGACACAatactatctctctctctctctgtgtgtgtgtgtgtgtgtgtgtgtgtgtgtgtgtgtgtgtgtgtgtgtgtgtgtgtgtgtgtgtgtgtgtgtgtgtgtgtgtgtgtgtgagacaacaAACATGGTAGTGTAGAGGGCTCACGCATGGTTAGACTGCAGGAAGAAAGAGGCCACAGAGACAATGACTACAGTGTATCTGTCATGGCTTACATCACTGGTCACTCTCTGCACTGCATGTcaatgctgcacacacacacacacacacacacacacacacacacacacacacacacatgcatgcatgcacacacacagaaatctgtAGGTCACATTATGGAGTGGCGCTGCCTACATGTCTCTTGTCGAGTGACTGCAGTGACGACATGTCAGATTCAAGACCGAGAGAAAAGCAAAGTCGAGATCAGCCTCACTCCGTTTCTCCGGCAGTGAAGGAAAAAGTAGTTGAATGTCAATATGGCCTAAATAAGAGAATATCAGAAATAATTGCTGTTTTCTTCCACTCATGCTGGGAGCATTCTGGAAGAGTTTTGCATAATGACTACAGTCGAGGgggggtgatggtggtggaggtaACAGTGGTGGGTGTGTGGCAGCGGTGGAGGTGGTGGTAAAGGGAGGGGTTGTTGTGACAGGTGCTGAAATCAAACTAGGGAGGCGAGAGAGACAAAGGTTCAATTTACTAAGAGGGGACTTTAATTGTTACACAGCTAATTAAGAGAAGAAGGTTCTTTTGTGCACTCTCGACTATTTActgagaggtgtgtgtgcatacatcgGGAGGCAAATTGTGACTTCTAGCCAAGTGAGCCTATAGTagagtcacagtgtgtgtgtttcttgtgtgtgtgtatttagaGAAAAGATGGGGTGTTACCCCAACATACAAAATATCTTTTCACAGCTTCTCTGCTGTGGGGAGTTTGggactttctctttcttttttcaactAAAACAAAAGTCTATGGCTAATTAGCAGCCCTCATTACGGGAAGTGAGTCAGGTAATTATTTTACATCATGCTGCCGATAATTGAATGATTCTTCAATGTCTGAATGTCTGTTTGAAAGTATCTCTTTCTCTTCAgcccccccctcaccccttTTACCcactctttgtctttgtctttgagGAAGATAAGAGCGCTGCTGAATACAGGTACTGCTGCCATATGCTCTTGAGTGAAAAAGCTCCTCTGTCGAAGCAAATGggatttttaaatattgaaactgCCGCATGTCTTTTTAATATGACCGTGTTAAATCTCTCTTTATTCCATCACTTTGATAAACTCCCCCCTTTAtatctctcccctctcccacTTTCTGCGTCTCCTCTTTTAATCTAAGGAGTTTGAAGGGAACTTTAGCTCTCTGAGAAGTAGTCAAACTTATGATGTAACCACACcgtgtcttttttcttttttttttaagcagcaCGCTTCCTGTTTAAGAAAGCTAACTAATCTTGTAAAAGCCATCAGGAAGCTGAGAAATGCTTGCGATTCTCTGCATATGTTACAATATCTCATAGAGGCCTTACTACCGCTATTGTTCTCACGCACTTTAGCCGTGACtgtggaagaagagaaagactaaagaaaagagaagaaaatctCCACttgctcttctttctctcctttcgtTTCAAAGTCAAATATAAACGGCGAGCAAATGTGGCACTTGATATAAAaggaaagagagtgagagggcATTATCTACTTTAAGGCCAGGGTGTATTTATTACAGACTAATTGTAGCAGAGGAAGTGCTTTACAGGGGTGTGCTCTCGGGAGAGAGGGCGGAGGGCCTCGAGGACATAAGAGAGCATGTTTATCTATCAGACTttatcagaaaaacacagtggTGACTGCTCTTAAGATCAGAGATGGGGCTCgggggagcgtgtgtgtgtgtgttgggtgggggtggtgggtggagatgaaaaggtttacaggacaaaataaaaagaaacgaAAGATGGATAAAGCGGAAAAAAtagtaaaagaggaagagacatgCCAGTGAGGCGGCATTTGCATCAGTGCCAACGACTCAGTGAAAGGCAGCCGTGATTAAAGCAGGAGGGAGAAGTTGGGTGAAACCTCAGAGgagcagtttttttcccccctgcagGCCTCTCTGTGAACCGGACTACAAAACagactgctacacacacacgcacaaacacacgcacgcacacacacactgtcagtgaAGAACTTATGCAGATCCACCTGGGCACTTGCATTAGCTAACTGTGTACTGTTTTCGCACACAATTCATACATATGCTACACGGTAATCTTATAAGAACAGAAACCAGCCCATTGGTGTGTATTTGTTGGTGTGAATGATTTCTCCTCACAACACTTAAAAAGAGATTGCCAGCTCTCTTTTCTATGAAGGGACAGATTAGGATTAACTGATGATAGTTGAAATTAGAATGAAACATACAcataaattaagttttattctaAATAAATTCAGTAGATAGTCCATAAAGATGATCACAAGTATAGTAGCACCAGTGCGTGATGTGTA
This genomic stretch from Hippoglossus hippoglossus isolate fHipHip1 chromosome 3, fHipHip1.pri, whole genome shotgun sequence harbors:
- the znf536 gene encoding LOW QUALITY PROTEIN: zinc finger protein 536 (The sequence of the model RefSeq protein was modified relative to this genomic sequence to represent the inferred CDS: inserted 4 bases in 3 codons; deleted 3 bases in 3 codons) gives rise to the protein MEDSSLCLGVSSAVADADAHLSSAVLNGRYPISQKLHQLTAQLGHAFPDLHRPQQIPEEKAATPLDEKTHHAALASQPISSQMALLANQLNRDIDAGALSGLNGRVDLQQFLNGQNLGIMSQMNDIEDDARKNRKYPCPLCGKRFRFNSILSLHMRTHTGEKPFKCPYCDHRAAQKGNLKIHLRTHKLGNLGKGRGRVREENRLLHELEERAILRDKQMRGSVSIIQTAQTPQLGLNSSSNSHQQQLGSACGLLPPSGLATPETISQPSSSPKPAGTQDEQSLNPTTGFRCTFCKGKFKKREELDRHIRILHKPYKCTLCEFAASHEEDLISHVEKAHITAETTGGQGAGGAGGTQVANEFRCEVCGQVFSQAWFLKGHMRKHKDSFEHCCQICGRRFKEPWFLKNHMKVHLNKLAIKNKPPQPTEQDMSVVNSMSNLAQEAHANLYSRYISCLQGGFLSPDKQGLSEQHQMLAKAGIAMKEKEMLGKLLGPMAGGMGHVLGENENDHSLXCLNLVPPLKSSCMERLQAAAKVAEMDSLSSYQAWQIMARGMAMDRAFMPKEQQQHHIPPGHDDEMGGAGALASFSKDKQDYSLIPSNDSSKQKQLSEALQGSKASSGALMSMKEDGRGFDSHRDLMSHHSAEAPGALAGLGSPNIDYSLSGLKEKPSECPDCGRIFRTYHQMVVHSRIHGKDRRGIEEVXQQQGLDERRGSASDPESQSISRSTTPGSSNVTEESGAGGGHSQTGSVQDDSPHPSSPSSDVGEDLGKAAGSIQPPLPQHRERSLASSSKDCAYCGKSFRTSHHLKVHLRIHTGEKPYRCPHCDYAGTQSASLKYHLERHHRERQNGSTISGPSSGHTXSSDHKEDHGKTAGGGIFARPDVLRSVFKGMPPNLDFRAGPLLPHQWASAGMISPHDRDRERGDRRFDSASSTEKMKTADAPSALVSTATDSPASFSDLSRAYQSMMGNGVHFQGSLQAFMDSFVLGSMKKDMKDNQSPVQLQAQLYHDNGEPKAKRAMSAEQDREDKADAKQNSRPGKPGSQYEPLDLSVSVRPESASGSLPGSSVTIHDNVAWHGCLFCSFSTSSIELMALHLQANHMGKAQLQRSDTAKELHGDTSPTTSTILPNTKTSGVALEKDGNRDGEKNQGGWNNHLDQPYNPFQSDFYRRFGGLYDGSPSANQALQGYIAPPEQCLDLPSQAFGASSARDDQIGERSSRGGAEEDQIGSDDEVVKARLHSASETPSSTPMRQQQQNHSEEEEEEGGVAEEEEERDEDGHMDMEREEEGSSASNHLRNHPKHFQDDSSLPQRSGAGLAASSSTMTALSLVPQPQNQALPLEKQWQQGLGLLSPGGPPGLLKAEQQTHLEQQMNMLSVLRAYSNDNIPAFNGLGGGAGGASTGGMKRPDAPVHLWVGDEDQPMTHDPALTHDPNHLNSDLNHPNNHNLGDPEGLDAQAVNKD